The DNA region aaatccactgcTTATTTCACTCACATTGTCTCCAGCCTCCCTCAACGATGACGTTCAAGACATCTTGGACCTCATCCCAACCGAAGAAATCCGTGAAATCACTCTTTGGTACGCGGAAAACGACGAACAGTTCCAGTGGGTTCTGGCTTACCTCCGAAGCGATTCTTTCCATGCGATCGTTAACGCGATTCGCAGCGAGCCAGCTTATGACGAGGTAAGATTTTGGCCTCGCATGCCGGAGTTCGGCTTATCCAAAAATCGATTCGGCGAATCGGTGACCAAATTTATCGGCTTTGCAGTTCGTTGAATTCCTGGCCTACCAAGGCATCAACATTTACGAGTTTATCGCGAAGATCCAGGAGATTCTAGGACTCGACAGCGTCAGGAACGTGAACCTACCACGCTCCTACCGCACCGCGCCAAGATCCTTCCACGGGTGGATGGACGAGGTCTTGGCTCTCATCCCCTTCGCAGAGATCAGGGAACTCGCCATAGAAAAATCTCAGACCAGTGGAGACTTTCAGGTAAAGTACCGATCCGGCACCTGAAACCATTTTTACCGTTCTTGAAGAACCTGACTTTAACGGTGCTTCCAGGATTTGATCGCGGCCATATCGAGCTCGGAGTTCCAGACCATTGTTGAGGCGGTCGTCGCCGTCCCTGAGTACCAGGACCTTCTGACCGCTGGTCGTGACCATGGAGTACCCATTGACACCTGGCTTGACGCCATCTACGCGTTTTTCGGCTGGACCAGGGCTTGAGTTACCGGAAATTAGTTTCAGCCATCGACTCCAAATTCTGTTTAAATAGATTCATCGCGATGTAATGACACTTCAATAAACCACTCTATTCAATTGCAATAATATTACCTTTTCCTTAGTATACTCATTACACGTGGCAACTCATTGACCAATAGTTTTGCATATATGACTGCGAGAATCGCTAAGCGTTTTCAATCACGTGCTCCGTCTACTTATGGGTATTTAGGTCGGTGTATCGTGCATGTTAACACATCGAGGTGGTGTGAACCACGTTGATGAAAATCGGTGGACCCTACACGTTCGATTTTACGGTAACGAAATCAATCGATGACACTTTTAAagtttcttctgaattttcaaggTAAAAGgatggatttaaaaaatatggctAACCAATTGGTACCAGAAACTGATTCGCACCAATTGGCTCAAAAATAGACTCCTAATCTCAAGATTGGGACTAGCTTATAAATATGCATAATGCGCATTGGTCTGAATGTCAGAGATTTGCAGCGGACCGTTGCACGACACTGGCAGCCTTGCGGTATCGGTGCGCAATGCAATGCAACGGTGAAAGGAAAGTTGTTCTCCTGGCCGCAGAAATGTCCAGCTCAACGAACGTCCTCGGCTGCAGTTTCGACCTATACGTGTACTGGGTCAGCATCCAAGCCAACGTGGTCCCGAGGCGTGGAAAAAGTGTATTTCAATAAAGGCCAATGATTGTACTCTTCACTGGAACGAGTTTGGAAATTAGGAATGGATTTGTCGGTAGCGGCCATTTTCGAGGTAAGTCTGATCAGGAGGCCATAGCCTGGGCGTAAAGTACTTTGTTGGCTCCGAGAATTTCGGGCGTTTTCCACCTGGTCAGACATCGACGAATGGTTTAAATGACTTAAATGTGCGGAATATCCCCGCTGACTATTGCCACTTCATCGATATCATCGAGACCCAGGGGTTACCGATGGTCGGAAACATTTGCGATCTGAACCGATTGGTGAGAGACACGAAATTCCACTAGACTCGATCTCTCAGACCCGATGATCATCGTCTCGGGCATGGAGGCAGTGACGGAAATGCTCAACAGATGAGAGTCCGATGGACGACCAGATGGGTTCTTGTTTCGTCACAAGGACACTCGGTGCTCGAAGAAGATTTATATTCACCGACGGCGCGACGTGGAAGAAGCAGAGAAGGTGAATAACGAAGACGTCAGTCATTGTTTTCGTGACGCGTACGTAACTTTATCCTGGTTTTCAGATTCTCCCCTAAGAACCTTCAGACTTTGGATTTGGGCGTAAAACGATGGAGgacataattttcaacgagGCTGTCACGCTTGCCAGGATAATCGGACCAGGATAAACAAGGATAGAATAGCGACAATCGTTGTTCTAAACAGTTTGTGGTACAACACGAAGTAGGTACGAAGGGTTTGGATGGAAAGAGAATTATCGAGGCGAGGACAGGTATTATAAGCCGTTCATTACAGGTACGATCAGGAAAAGGAAGATGCTATATTAGCGGAAATCGTTCGATTAAGCGACATTCTCAAGAACTCTGACGTGTCAGGAAGACTCCTCAATGACTTTCCTTTCCTCAGATACATTGTCTCAGGTTTTTTCTGCTATAAATCCAGGAACAATCGCCACATGCGAGTCTGGCACTTCTTCAGTCTACGGTAAGTTTTTGAGATCCTAATACTCGCATTTAGTGGAGACTCGTTAGTCAactaaaattctttttttacctCACCAGAATCTCGCCGGTCAACATAAGACTTCGACGAATTTGCACCGATTGATTGAACTCCAGAAATCCAACTCATCCTCTTCTTTCAATGGTATAACGAATCAGCAAGACTATCTGTGACTATGTATCTTCAACTTATCGATTTATTGAAGGACCTTTTCACCGCTGGAATCAAGACCATGAAGAACAGCATCGAATCGTGCTTCTTTACTTGATCGCTAATCCGTAAGCAAAAGATACACGAAGAACTCGACCGGGTACTTGGCAGAAACTCACTATCGTCGACCCAACAAGTTCCTGGTTGCAATCAGCACCCATTGACCATCTCTTAACTTGTTTTGAACGACGAATTGAAGTGATGAAAGTTTCAAGAACGACTGCCAACGCCAAGTTCATGGGCTCCGACATTAAGAAGAATTACATTCTCTTAGTGACTTAGTCGGTCTGCACAGCATCCACACGGACCGGGGTCACTGGGGCAACCCTGAGACTTTGGCCAGAACAGTTTATCGACGTAAACAGGCACTTGGTCAAGGACCCATGGATGATCACCTTCGGAGCAGGTGCTCGTTCATGACAAAGTAGACAGAGAGAATCTTACCATGAACAGTCAATTCCTATTCCTCTTTGCTGCCTTCTGCAGAAGCTGCGGTTTGAATTACTTCTAGTTTCGGGATTGCGTGCAATAATAGACATTCGATGATCACGGTACGCGTCGATTgatcattaaataataaattatatcgttCCTAGAATGCAAAACCTCGGTTCAGTTCAATGAAACCTGTTTCAATTCCGACTGGTCTGACTGACCAATTACCTGGGCGGCAAATCGAGTGGTGTGCAACCATGAGCGCAGGCGATTCATATTTACCCACCATTCGACATTTTACTAATTAGCATACTGAACGTATTGTGGTGATTCCTCAAAGTGTGGACAGCGAGTCTTGATTTCTTATTTGCAATTCAAAATAACTGCAGATTTATTGACAATCGTTAATAAATGGGCATTTATCTCGGATGTCTCGCGAAGGACGAGGTGCgtgtaatgaaatttaaatatagtTTTCTCACGCGTTACTCGATCTGCGCGATACGTGAGACAAGAAACAATTAAGCTTGTCATTCGTGATTGACACTTATGCTAATTTCCCCGTCTTAGCGACACGTCAAGTTTTCCCGTGAATTTACTCTGATGTACAAAATTAAAAGCTTTAAAAACCGACAACTACTTTCCGTTATTTAAAAACTCATCGAACATTGATTGCAGTAATGATTAACACACATTAATCGTACCACGTATATGAatacacgtgtgtatatatatatatatatatatatatatatgaatataatgaTAGGTATTCTCAGgtacagaaataatttttaatcacaatTCACACAGTCAATCACACAAGGCCTACAACTATGCGTGACAGTCAACGAAAGTCtgaacataaaaaatatttatagacGTGACAGTATGATATTTACACCAGGGATACCACAGCTTACATGCTAACATAAAGATTTTCAACCAGATTTGAATATCTCGGTCTGAAATTTACCCAAAGGCCACCCTGCGCCCGCAAAGTGAGTCTGAATTTGGGCCGCACCTCTTCTTTTCCCGGTATCGGACTGAGGTAAAAGTTTCGAAGGACCGCGCTGATCAACGCCTTCATTTCCAACATCGCAAACTTGTATCCTGTGAAGTGCAAAAACGTATTCCAATATAACTCAACGCACGACAATTTTCCGCCGTTCGACTTACCGATGCAGTTCCTCGGCCCCGCGCTAAAGGGGATGTAGGCATAAGGGTGTCTCTTTTCGCTACTGTCAGGGTCGAACCTTGTCGGGTCAAAGGTGTGCGGATCCGGATAGTGGTGTGGCAATCGATGGGTGGCGTAGGGCGCCACGAAGACATCGCATCCTGCGGGAATCACGTGGTTTCCTgaaaataagagagagagcgatATCGTGAAAAAGTGGCCGTCAAGATACGAAAGTGGATATGCACGACGATCAGAAGTGCAAACTCTACCAACCGACTTTAGTGTCCTCTCCCAACTTTCTGGCGAAGGTTGGAACGCTCGGATAGAGTCTCAGCGATTCTTTGATGCACATCTCGAGGCAGCGCATCTCCCTGAGGTCCTTCATCGTCGGTGACCTTGAGTCGGTCTCGAAGATGTCTTCCAGCTCTTGGAAGCATCTCTGCTGCCATTCGTGGTGCGTCGCGAGGAGGAACATCGTGATGGCGACTGCAGAACCGACGGAATCCTGACCGGCAAGCATGAACGTGCAGCACTCGTTGACGATGTCGTCTTCAGTAAAGCTCGGATTCTTCTCACTGACTTCGACCATGAATTCCAGCATCGACGTCTTCCGCTGGGAATCGTCAGGCTCACTGGTTATCTCCGACTTCTTCTTCCTAATGACTTCTCGCTTCTCGGCAATCATCTTCTTGCATGTCCTGAAGAGCTCGGCTCGATGAGCGTTCTCGCGTTGTCCGGTAGCTGTCATCTCGTAAATCCAATTCACCAGGAGCCACGGATGTACCATGCGATACGGAGCCACTACTTGACCTCTGCAAGTCAATGAAACGATACCGTGAGGAATTTCTTTGAATGCCTAATGAGAGGGGTGCCGGCGAATTCAAGGTGTTCCAATTATTACGAAACTGTGTGCAAATTAGAACGCACGTAATGCTATTATAACGAAGGAGTGAAAGTCTTCGTAATCGTGATAGTCGCTGTCGAATTTTCAGCCGCGACATGGACGCGTCGGGAATAACGCGTTGGAAAGCAGGCTACATTCCTAATTGCTACTATTGTATCATCGAACGTGAGCTTCGGACGGGCAAAACGCGATCACGCAACAACGCGGACCCAGTATGACTGCAGACGAAGAGTACGGTGTTACGAAACGAGGTCGTTTCGATACCGGACTGCTTTTCCTCGACTGTAAAGCACCGCCGTGGCTCCGTCGCACCTTATCATGCACTTACTTTCTGAAGGGAGATTCCTCGTCATCTATCTGCCTTTGCTTCTTGGAAACCAGGGTCACGCCAAGAATGGTTTCTGCAAATTTTAGATCCGTATGAAGCGTCCCCGTTCGTTGGAAGACGGGACGGAAGAGGAGAAAGAAGTGTGACTCACCGTTGAGAATGTCGATAACCGAGTCGTTCACGAACTTTGTCAAGTTGACATTCTTCTCGCCAGAATTGATGATCCCCTGGACGAGGTGATTGGCACATTCGGCAAAGGTATCGGTAAACCGATCAAGGATGTTAAGATGGAAAGCTGGCTGGAGGATCTTCCGATGGATCTTCCAACGGTCGCCTTCACTCGTTATCAGTCCGTCGCCGACGAAATTGTGGAGCATTCGGTAGAAGTAAGTCTTTTCCAAGTGCTTGCTGCTGCTGAGAACCACCTGGATATCGGCTGGTTCGAAGAGGACCACCGCCGGAAATACCGTCAACCATACCCTGAAGATGGGGCCGTACATGTCGTAGGCCGTATGAGACATCTGCTGCAGAACTGTGCAAGACAAGAGAGGATAATGGCGGATTAAAGGGTGTTCGTGAAAGCGATTCTGAGGGgttgtaaattatataaactCACGAGTCTTATCTGTGGCAAGATAGGCATTTCCCACCAAAGGCAATGCCGGAGGACCGTTTAAAGTCAGGATGAACCTGACGATCCTGAAGTAATTTCTGAAGGCGTAAAAGGCGTAAATGACCACCAGTAACGCGACGCATGCCCAAGCATCGCTCTCGTTAAAATCccactgaaaaaaaagtcacagTACAAAGATGTTTGAAGCCTGGGAAGACATTGTTACGAGGGATgcggaagaagaaaacaaccGGAGTTTATCGGTAAAGCTATTTTTGTCAAGACTACGTCCTTCGAATTCGCCATTCGTTATTTATAGGTAAAAAATCGATGTAAATATTTACGCTCATCGGTACTCTGTACACATTGCCTTGCAATCCTCCGCTTAATCGGTATATCGAGACGAGCAAGTTAAGCGTGACAATATTGTTTGCCATATCTGTCGATGGCCACTTGAATAACAACGCGTGATATAGCGGAACAAGAAATTTCGATCCGGGAAAATCCGTGGCTGGAATTTCAATTGAAGTATCATTCCTGATGGCTTATAGTGATTCATCCGATTTCGCATAAGGTGTTGAAGACCGTTCAGAGAACTTATTCCCACATAAACTCGTCGAGAATGTTACAATTTgcattttgataaatttatccCCCCTgtgagaaattattataaaaaatcatcgCGTCGTCGCACGTTTGAAATAACCTCTCCAATTTCGTCCTACCAGTTCCAACTGTTACTtcacaattattttctcacaaGAAGTGATGACAAATttataaagtaaaaacaatTCACTCACGATgcacaacatttttcaaataattctccGCGTGCGATGGGATGGGACAGATTTTTCACCGTTGACTATAATTGCGATTTTTCCACTTCAAGTCACTTGAAGATCAGTAAAACGCCACTTTGATGAACATCGGACGATATCGATTCCCGCATCACCGAAGTCACAGCTGCGGTGATACATAGGCAACCTCTGCGCTTTCCGTACAGCGACGACTGTTTATAGGGTGCCCCACCATGGCGACCTGATACACCCCCCAGTCAGTAGACACCGCGGTAAAACGTGAGCTGGACCACTTAATGACATTCATTCGAGATTTGTTGTCACAAGATCTACGCCACATGTATCATTATAGAGTTCTTCGCATCAAGTtgttataaattcaaatacgTCAAATGACAGTTGGATTACTAGAACAGGTTTTTCCAAGTGTAACATGTAAGGAAACCAGGTCATTGTCCATTAATTATTTcggataatgattttttttgcataatcaaaaatattttcacaaatgcATTTTCGCTACAAAACTATTGACACTTTGTTATCCCGGATTCTTCTTGATATTCACCTTCAACAAATGATACCAAGGAAAGATTGGAATATCAAGCTAATCGATTTGCTTtaacaaaataacaaaatctCCTCGTTTCATCAAACGGGACATAATTGCTTCGATTAGGACGTTCGAGCAAAAATCCTTCGATAAAAGATAGATGCTGAAATCGAAATTCCCCGGTTCGTACCTCAATTAGGAACACCGTAGGTAACCCATGTAACTAATTCTTTCCGTACGACGTGATGTCTGAGGATTGACTAAGCGTTTCAATACAACGACATAATATTGCTTACAGTGTATCTGAGATTTATATGGCGTTAGACATTTACTATCGTTATTGGCCGCCCATTTCGATGCACTTCACGCCACCAGCCGGCATATACCTATTAGTGGATGTGTGGCTGTTCGTTTGACCCTCTCTGACCATCGGTCATGCACAGGTTAATTTCTCATCTCGGAAGTCAGTTGACGTGATCCGAGATTCAAGGTGAAGAAAAGGTGGCATATTTTTTGTGTTTGTACACAAAACGCACCTCAGAACGACCTGTTTTTGAGGAGCTTGGTTGGTATTAATGGATTTCTTTCACAACTGATATCCATTATCGCAATGGACTACGAATGTTCTGTGTGAAATATTGTCGCTGTTAGCCAGAGGCACTCAAGGCTGAGACCACATAGTCACTTAATAAGGAACAGACAACAATCTTTACCTCtgaaaactgttgaaaaaaatttctgtagtgGCTTTGCGTACAAGAATGACACCACTTGTCAACCGTGAGAAGTGCGGCATTTGTATCATTTGTTCAGGATTACACGTACCTAGaatataaaatacttttttcggCGATGCGAAATTTGTTAACATTTTCGTTAAACATGGCTTTAATATTTAAAGTAGAGTTTCACGAGAAGTATAAGCTCTAACTAAGGTTGACGCATTAAACGCAATTGTGTTTCAATTTCCATACTGCAATTGTGCCGCGGATTACTTTGATTTTTCGGATGAAGAGGCGACTTTCAGCCTCATGAATAATTTAGCTGGACGACGAAGTGGCGAATGAAAATGCTGACagcgtgttaaaaaaaatgacaaaatttacGGAGAGCACAACCTTCATGGGTATGCTTAAAAAGGCAATAAGTAGAACTGTTACAAATCTAGTGCTTGATGCGACAAGAAACATGTGAAGGTCACGATAGGGTGTCATCAAGATATGGAGGATCGGTGGTCTTGACCCAACAATTGGGTTGATCGTATCAATTTTGAGGCGAAATTAACTCATGGTTTGGAGATACGGTATTATTACGGAAGAAAAACTCAATTCATTCTCTCTTTAAGATAACATCAGTATTTTTCTTACTGTCATACAGAACACTGTGCATTCAGATTTCGAGAATTGGCCCTCGGGTCTGAGGAAATTAAATCGCTACAAATTGGTAATGTATTCACTGGAAACAAAGCGGCGTTAATCGAACCAAAACGCTTGAAATGTTGTTAtgttaaataacaataaaaatgtcattatggtattatattattacacttATTTCGCTTAGCTATATTACTATTCACCTTTAGTATTAGCAGTTCTTCCGCGTCATTTCAAAGAGCGGATAAAAGTCGTCTTTAAGAAGAAGTGACTTATGCGTCCAGCATAAATTTTACCGGGTGTGAAATTTGCGGAAGAGTGTTATAATGTAATTATGAACGGTGAATTTAGTGCCTTGACCCTATGTAGTTTTAAGGCTTTCGTCAAAGCTTGAATACATGCATACTTTACTGTTCAACAGTACAGTTTCAACATATTCCGATGTGCGCGATGACGAACGATTTCTTTTATTGACTATTTACATATGGTGAAAACGAATAAGTAGATACCAGGCAACAGTTTTTGAATATTGACGAAAGGATTGCGACGACGCCATTGCAGGGTCGTTAGGCGCGAGAATAATAATTGCTTTACATAtgcttgaaaattataattgctTGGATAACTGCCAAGGCTAAGCCGACTAGTCAGCACGctgtaggtaacttttttacatCTCTTTCCACTTTTGTAAGAGTGTCAAAATAGCTTATtattcagtttttctgctCACGATTCGcaaatattgtaattaatCTCAAAGTTACTTGTATTTCAGTTTTCCTACTCACGATTCGCAAatatttacttcaagtttttaGCACCAATCTCTTTTAGAgtaggtttaaaaaaaattctgtgcgATGTTCAACCTTTGACTTCAGGCCACATTTCAGGTTTAATCGTGCGATTTCGCACTGCATTATTTAAGAGTACACTTGTCAGAATTCTTTCTAACATGTGAAACTCATTAAGCTTCAAGCTTTAttaacaacaatttttatttgagcCAAGGAATACAGTTACCCGGATTTAGGATTCACACAAAGTCAACGCACAAAACAAATAACACTTTCAATTAATACTGTAAATCTGATCGATACTATAAATATCGTCATACTCATACGTTCTTTCATTGTCAGCGGTCTGAACCCTTGTCTAGATCATTCCGGGGGAATGTTCAAATCGTAATGCTGTACACGTTTCTTCCTAACAGTACAAATAATGGCGTTGAGACGAACGATAGTtacaagtttgaatttttaatcgcGGTCTCAGTTCGTCAGTTAAGTAGATCACGTATATTACAACCGTAGTTCAAACAGGGACGGTTCTTACCAACGCTACATAACAAACATCTCGAAGTGGCACTTATCGACAGTCGGTAAGATAGATAGACAGCCTCGCGATCCGTCGGCAAGGTAGAGCGCCACCATTGTTCGCCGATGACGTAACACGCCGCCTCCACGACTACAGCCTTCTCTATGCGCGTGCGGAACGGGGGCCAGCAGGCTACGAGTTTACGGAAAAAATAATCCGGGCGTCAAGTAGAGTCAGTTGGGTCTGAGACCGTACAGGAAACACCACGTGTCTCAGGTGCGTTGCGTCGGCCGAAACGCGCTCGCTTCGACAAATACGGGAAAGAGAAATTGCAGGCAGAAAAATATAGTAAAAAGGCGGAGCGGGAGATTTGAAAACGCGGAAAAGTTCGATCGAAGAAATTCCATTAGGAGATTCAAGATGGGATTTAAGGTAAAGTGAACGTAATCGGCCCGCTGTCAATTAAAATTAGACCTGATACCGACACCGAATTCTACACTCCAATGTGCACAACGTATTGATCCGGTAACTTACAGGTTCGGAACGTGCAGCAATTCGCAACAAGCTTCCGCGATTTATTGCGCAGATTATTATCTCCGTAAACgagctcacaatcagtgatGTTGTACGCCGCTTGATCGTTACGAGCgagaaatatttgtttatctTCGAGATTGGTCAGATATAAGATACATCTATCAGTGAAATTGCTACGACCGCACGCGACCTTCCGGCATAAGCAAAGCAGACGAcgggatggaaaaaaattgaaaataaaaaagcaacGTAGATTGGTGGGAGTCTTTGGATGGTGAAAAGTTGAC from Diprion similis isolate iyDipSimi1 chromosome 3, iyDipSimi1.1, whole genome shotgun sequence includes:
- the LOC124416827 gene encoding probable cytochrome P450 4aa1, whose product is MLCIWDFNESDAWACVALLVVIYAFYAFRNYFRIVRFILTLNGPPALPLVGNAYLATDKTLLQQMSHTAYDMYGPIFRVWLTVFPAVVLFEPADIQVVLSSSKHLEKTYFYRMLHNFVGDGLITSEGDRWKIHRKILQPAFHLNILDRFTDTFAECANHLVQGIINSGEKNVNLTKFVNDSVIDILNETILGVTLVSKKQRQIDDEESPFRKGQVVAPYRMVHPWLLVNWIYEMTATGQRENAHRAELFRTCKKMIAEKREVIRKKKSEITSEPDDSQRKTSMLEFMVEVSEKNPSFTEDDIVNECCTFMLAGQDSVGSAVAITMFLLATHHEWQQRCFQELEDIFETDSRSPTMKDLREMRCLEMCIKESLRLYPSVPTFARKLGEDTKVGNHVIPAGCDVFVAPYATHRLPHHYPDPHTFDPTRFDPDSSEKRHPYAYIPFSAGPRNCIGYKFAMLEMKALISAVLRNFYLSPIPGKEEVRPKFRLTLRAQGGLWVNFRPRYSNLVENLYVSM
- the LOC124416829 gene encoding uncharacterized protein LOC124416829; the protein is MKLAALILVALLGTANASLNDDVQDILDLIPTEEIREITLWYAENDEQFQWVLAYLRSDSFHAIVNAIRSEPAYDEFVEFLAYQGINIYEFIAKIQEILGLDSVRNVNLPRSYRTAPRSFHGWMDEVLALIPFAEIRELAIEKSQTSGDFQDLIAAISSSEFQTIVEAVVAVPEYQDLLTAGRDHGVPIDTWLDAIYAFFGWTRA